In Bacillota bacterium, the following proteins share a genomic window:
- a CDS encoding metallophosphoesterase family protein, with protein MSTFNRLSQIFRTADIIPFDDSSKIVLISDCHRGDGSWVDDFGHNKNIYYSAIKYYYNEGFTYIDLGDSDELWKNKKFSDISNIYNDVFELLHKFYAAGRYYMIYGNHDMIKRDQHFVEQNLYRYYNSEHDTFEPLFENIKVHEGLILKHLETNIKILLIHGHQGDLLDDVFWWFGRFLVRYMWRRLEFFGLKDPTSAAKNYAKKRKVERKITQWVAVNKQVVIAGHTHRPTSPSEDEVQYFNEGSCVHPNCITTIEICDSEITLVKWGIKTKEDRSLFVSREVIAAPKKIINLKNHPRT; from the coding sequence ATGTCAACTTTTAATCGCTTAAGTCAAATATTTAGAACTGCGGATATAATTCCTTTTGATGATTCATCTAAGATTGTTTTAATAAGTGATTGCCATAGAGGTGACGGAAGCTGGGTCGATGATTTCGGTCATAATAAAAACATCTATTATTCTGCAATTAAATATTATTATAATGAGGGGTTTACCTATATTGATCTCGGTGATAGTGACGAACTCTGGAAAAATAAAAAGTTTTCAGATATAAGCAACATCTATAATGATGTTTTTGAACTGCTTCACAAGTTTTATGCCGCAGGCAGATATTACATGATTTATGGAAATCATGATATGATAAAAAGAGATCAACATTTCGTTGAGCAGAATCTATATAGATATTATAATAGTGAACACGATACATTTGAGCCGTTATTTGAGAATATAAAAGTTCATGAAGGCTTAATTTTAAAACATCTTGAAACCAATATAAAGATTTTACTAATACATGGTCATCAGGGAGATCTGCTTGATGATGTATTTTGGTGGTTTGGAAGATTTCTCGTAAGATATATGTGGAGAAGGCTCGAGTTCTTTGGCTTAAAGGACCCGACAAGTGCGGCAAAGAACTATGCCAAGAAAAGAAAGGTTGAACGAAAAATTACACAATGGGTTGCTGTGAATAAGCAAGTTGTTATTGCTGGGCATACGCATAGACCTACGAGTCCATCCGAAGATGAAGTACAATATTTTAATGAGGGAAGCTGTGTTCACCCAAACTGCATAACTACAATTGAAATCTGTGACTCGGAAATAACGCTTGTTAAATGGGGCATAAAAACAAAGGAAGACAGATCGCTTTTTGTATCAAGAGAAGTAATTGCGGCACCAAAAAAAATTATAAATTTAAAAAATCATCCCAGAACATAA
- a CDS encoding acetylglutamate kinase, giving the protein MHRQGYENNIDNDLQDTFRKLWEQHILWTRSFIISTAEGLKDLDVVTKRLLRNPEDFANVFKRFYGEQVADEFKRLFEQHLLIAADLVNSAKAGNRREVEENRAKWYANADNIAVFLSRINPNWSRREWQDMLYSHLRMTEMEAVRRLNGQYADDVSIYDDIEDQALKMADYMYRGISRQFGA; this is encoded by the coding sequence ATGCACAGACAGGGTTATGAAAATAACATAGATAATGATCTGCAAGATACATTCAGAAAACTTTGGGAACAGCATATTTTATGGACGAGATCATTCATCATTAGTACTGCTGAAGGATTAAAGGACTTAGACGTTGTAACTAAAAGATTACTTCGGAATCCAGAAGATTTCGCAAATGTTTTTAAAAGATTTTACGGTGAGCAGGTTGCAGATGAGTTTAAACGGCTTTTTGAACAGCACCTGCTTATTGCCGCGGATTTGGTTAACAGCGCAAAAGCAGGTAATAGGCGAGAAGTTGAAGAAAACAGAGCTAAGTGGTATGCCAATGCCGACAATATAGCCGTATTTCTTTCAAGAATAAATCCAAACTGGAGCAGACGCGAATGGCAGGATATGCTTTACAGTCACCTAAGGATGACTGAAATGGAAGCTGTAAGACGCTTAAACGGACAGTATGCTGATGATGTAAGTATTTATGATGATATTGAAGATCAAGCATTAAAAATGGCGGATTATATGTATCGTGGTATAAGCAGACAGTTTGGGGCTTAA
- a CDS encoding ECF transporter S component translates to MNKKIQWITRTAIFIALLIVFQAVTKSFGQYVTGSLVNLILIVGGLTAGLSSGLTVALISPVFAYFLGISPQPFLIPFIMIGNMTIVIITTIILNKSLKNSGGKRYGIQISGIVLGAIAKFIVLYLGVVKLLPALVSLKPKQLQTLSVMFSYPQLLTALIGGFIALLIFPAIKKAVNK, encoded by the coding sequence ATGAACAAAAAAATCCAATGGATAACAAGAACAGCAATATTTATTGCTCTTTTAATTGTTTTTCAGGCTGTAACAAAAAGTTTTGGCCAATATGTCACCGGCTCATTAGTAAATCTTATTCTTATTGTAGGCGGATTAACAGCGGGACTGAGTTCTGGACTGACCGTTGCTTTAATATCGCCTGTTTTCGCCTATTTTTTAGGAATATCACCTCAGCCATTTCTTATCCCGTTTATTATGATCGGTAATATGACTATCGTAATTATTACAACAATAATTTTAAATAAATCTCTTAAAAATTCAGGCGGTAAACGATATGGAATCCAAATCAGCGGTATAGTTTTAGGGGCAATTGCAAAATTTATCGTTCTCTACCTTGGCGTTGTTAAACTTTTACCCGCTCTAGTTTCGCTTAAACCCAAGCAGCTGCAGACACTAAGCGTTATGTTTTCCTATCCTCAATTATTAACCGCACTGATCGGAGGATTTATCGCTTTACTTATCTTCCCTGCTATTAAAAAAGCGGTAAATAAGTAA